One Nicotiana sylvestris chromosome 12, ASM39365v2, whole genome shotgun sequence genomic window carries:
- the LOC104213440 gene encoding type I inositol polyphosphate 5-phosphatase 2-like yields MKTRRGKRSEAFWPSIVMKKWLNIQPKLYDFSEDEVDTETESEDDACSLKDEMVHEDHFCRTPGKLNECQPQTSGKTSTKYSSRHKRGKSETLRVQYINTKEVRVTIGTWNVAGRLPDEDLEIDEWLCMNEPADIYILGFQEVVPLNAGNVLGAENRRPIPKWEAIIRRTLNRTTVEPEAKLKSYSAPPSPVLRTSPAADIIADVVNTTTALDIIAEASMDTTCFAGDNMINLRKNLQIKRIYGIDCDSRLDWPERSLDATPQVLSSTFNLRRVSSSCALAFKNQDIGLDGSRLKRGHQSSGNLGLLFMDQQEEPEVLDALSDGSDQFSEEENDFFEGFTEFEDESSLLTHEVNSRPRYIRIVSKQMVGIYVSVWVRRRLRRHINNLQVSSVGVGLMGYMGNKGSVSVSMSLFQSRLCFVCSHLTSGQKDGADQRRNADVYEIMRRTHFSSVFDTDADQPQTIPSHDQIFWLGDLNYRINMLDAEVRKLVARKQWDELLNYDELTKELRGGHVFAGWKEGVINFAPTYKYEINTDRYVGETPREGEKKRSPAWCDRILWLGKGIKQLFYKRAEIRLSDHRPVSSMFSVEVEVFDHRKLQRVLNVNSAAVHPEILLDSED; encoded by the exons ATGAAAACCAGGAGAGGAAAAAGATCAGAG GCATTTTGGCCTTCAATTGTGATGAAAAAATGGTTAAATATTCAGCCTAAGCTTTATGATTTTAGTGAAGATGAAGTTGACACTGAAACTGAGAGTGAGGATGATG CATGTTCACTTAAAGATGAAATGGTGCATGAAGATCATTTTTGTAGAACACCGGGGAAGCTTAATGAATGCCAGCCTCAAACTTCAG GGAAAACTTCAACCAAGTATTCATCAAGACACAAAAGAGGGAAATCAGAAACTCTGAGAGTTCAATACATTAATACAAAAGAAGTGAG AGTTACTATAGGAACTTGGAATGTTGCTGGTAGACTTCCTGATGAGGATCTTGAGATTGATGAGTGGctttgtatgaatgaaccagctgatatatatattcttgg CTTCCAAGAGGTAGTTCCTTTAAATGCTGGAAATGTACTGGGAGCAGAAAATAGAAGGCCAATTCCAAAATGGGAGGCGATCATTCGCAGAACATTAAACCGAACAACAGTAGAACCTGAAGCTAAGCTCAAAAGTTACAGTGCTCCACCGTCTCCAGTGTTAAGAACTTCTCCTGCAGCTGATATAATTGCTGATGTTGTAAATACTACTACTGCACTAGATATAATTGCAGAGGCGTCGATGGACACCACTTGCTTTGCTGGAGATAATATGATCAACCTAAGGAAGAACCTGCAAATAAAGAGAATATATGGCATTGATTGTGATAGTCGGTTGGATTGGCCTGAACGTTCGCTTGATGCAACGCCTCAAGTTCTGTCTTCAACTTTTAACTTGAGGCGAGTATCGAGCAGTTGTGCTCTTGCTTTTAAGAATCAGGATATTGGATTAGATGGTAGCAGGTTAAAAAGAGGACACCAAAGTTCCGGAAACTTAGGGTTGCTTTTTATGGATCAACAAGAGGAGCCTGAGGTACTTGATGCACTTTCTGATGGCTCTGATCAATTTTCTGAAGAGGAAAATGATTTTTTCGAAGGATTCACAGAGTTCGAAGATGAAAGTTCACTTCTAACACATGAGGTGAATTCACGTCCGAGGTATATTCGTATTGTTAGTAAACAGATGGTTGGGATATATGTATCCGTTTGGGTCCGTAGAAGGTTGAGAAGGCACATAAACAACTTGCAAGTCTCCTCCGTTGGAGTCGGTTTAATGGGATACATGGGCAACAAG GGATCTGTTTCTGTGAGCATGTCTCTTTTCCAGTCAAGGCTATGCTTTGTTTGTTCACATTTAACTTCTGGTCAAAAGGATGGCGCTGATCAAAGGCGTAATGCTGATGTCTATGAGATTATGAGGCGCACACATTTCTCATCTGTATTCGACACAGATGCAGATCAACCACAAACAATTCCATCTCATGA TCAGATATTCTGGTTAGGAGATTTGAATTATCGAATCAATATGTTGGATGCTGAGGTACGGAAGCTTGTCGCCAGAAAGCAATGGGATGAACTTCTCAACTACGACGAG CTAACCAAAGAACTCCGAGGTGGCCATGTTTTTGCCGGTTGGAAGGAAGGAGTGATTAACTTTGCACCAACATATAAATATGAAATCAACACCGATAGATATGTAGGAGAGACTCCAAGAGAAGGGGAGAAGAAGAGATCACCGGCTTG GTGTGACCGTATACTATGGTTAGGGAAAGGTATAAAACAACTCTTTTACAAGAGAGCGGAAATAAGACTATCTGATCATCGTCCTGTAAGTTCAATGTTTTCagtagaagttgaagtatttgatcACCGAAAACTCCAGAGAGTCCTCAATGTTAACAGCGCCGCTGTACATCCTGAGATTCTACTAGATAGTGAGGA TTAG